A window of the Haloquadratum walsbyi C23 genome harbors these coding sequences:
- a CDS encoding DUF790 family protein, whose protein sequence is MLTKELLEVTKRKPKINPRYRDIDKYQSVATHVLDAYESGQTKKQIDETIETLETHDTFKLVRGLSKLLDRRAKFEQQFPVDPSKLRNAVFTHGFVTTTDQREQVLATVGDEFELTPNEVESNLWADREDHAVLRSEPEITPCELLRQYNISLTQTLLFDAIELKFSVSDNFQEIFRLISYLGLMYTVDEDLTVTVTGPTSLVKKTRKYGTTMAKLIPHIMKPSEWDLTAKIETDVNGDPQIYEFNLDSTSADYFPAKTVSNSFDSEVERDFATRIRTLIDGWTINHEPTILRTEDRVMIPDFSFERDTTEFYLEVVGFWTPEYLREKRRKVNYVKSEHPIILAVDESLNCTKSDFDEANVADVFFYTDQIPVKPVMKRLHAIDERKAKDDVEWLYEREISIAHDEIIDINALAGSHDVEPAAVEMYLDDIYDGVISKMKFIPDTALSEIEAEIDALDNMTLADVNPILKKYDVGQDILEEMGYTVNYISLNQNEAKIVRSE, encoded by the coding sequence ATGTTGACAAAGGAATTGCTTGAGGTGACGAAACGAAAACCAAAGATAAATCCACGCTACCGAGACATTGATAAATATCAATCAGTTGCAACGCACGTTCTTGATGCGTATGAGTCAGGACAGACAAAAAAGCAGATTGATGAGACAATCGAGACATTAGAAACACATGATACGTTCAAATTGGTTCGTGGGTTATCAAAACTACTTGACCGGCGTGCTAAGTTTGAACAGCAGTTTCCAGTCGATCCATCAAAACTACGCAACGCTGTTTTTACTCATGGTTTTGTCACCACGACAGACCAACGAGAACAAGTGCTTGCCACTGTCGGAGATGAATTTGAATTAACGCCAAATGAAGTAGAAAGTAACCTGTGGGCTGACAGAGAGGACCATGCAGTTCTTCGATCCGAGCCTGAAATCACTCCATGTGAATTGCTTCGTCAGTATAATATATCCCTGACACAGACGCTGTTATTCGATGCCATTGAATTAAAATTCAGCGTGTCGGATAACTTCCAAGAAATCTTTCGGTTGATTTCATATCTTGGATTGATGTACACTGTTGATGAGGACTTAACAGTGACTGTCACTGGACCCACATCGCTAGTAAAGAAGACACGGAAATATGGAACAACGATGGCAAAGCTCATTCCTCACATTATGAAGCCATCGGAATGGGATCTGACTGCGAAGATTGAAACAGATGTGAATGGTGACCCGCAGATATATGAGTTTAATCTTGATTCAACGAGTGCGGATTATTTCCCAGCAAAGACGGTGAGCAATTCGTTCGATAGCGAGGTTGAGCGAGATTTCGCAACTCGGATTCGCACGTTGATCGATGGATGGACAATCAATCACGAACCTACCATTCTTCGAACTGAAGACCGGGTTATGATTCCGGATTTCAGCTTTGAGCGAGACACGACAGAATTTTATCTTGAAGTGGTTGGGTTTTGGACTCCCGAGTATCTTCGAGAAAAACGACGAAAAGTAAATTATGTGAAATCAGAACATCCGATTATACTTGCGGTTGATGAATCATTAAATTGCACAAAGTCAGATTTTGATGAGGCGAACGTAGCAGACGTGTTCTTCTATACTGATCAGATCCCAGTGAAACCAGTAATGAAGCGACTGCACGCCATTGATGAACGTAAAGCAAAAGACGATGTTGAATGGCTGTACGAACGCGAAATCAGTATAGCTCATGACGAAATTATTGATATCAACGCACTTGCCGGATCACACGATGTTGAACCAGCAGCTGTTGAGATGTACTTGGACGATATATATGATGGAGTCATATCGAAGATGAAATTTATTCCGGACACAGCCCTCTCTGAGATTGAAGCTGAGATCGATGCATTAGACAATATGACACTTGCTGATGTGAATCCAATCTTAAAAAAATATGATGTGGGACAAGATATCCTTGAAGAAATGGGGTATACAGTCAACTATATTTCACTCAACCAGAACGAAGCCAAGATAGTAAGATCAGAATAA
- a CDS encoding acyl-CoA synthetase family protein codes for MNNNPGDLSESDTIDDDPPARVTDPAIIGDIMDRNRRNGTIALRADAADRYYTYRDFITTSYKSGNVIRYLGGRSGDEMLLVPDPLPEPVLAFYGAAQLGIATRFDKTVQLNHSTEELPRVVLAPSTQEEAYELPPGHNLAVYGDSPTETETTHWETEVWSENPAIHPTSVAPSDIALNADKQTYTHEELITAAVRVVDRVNITPGADVVVRESLMNPHVVVAGLIAPLLAGATIVFPDETTTGEIGVSTDTVPEPKQIDLNSIW; via the coding sequence ATGAATAATAACCCCGGTGACTTATCTGAAAGCGATACTATCGATGATGATCCACCAGCACGGGTAACTGACCCAGCGATCATTGGCGATATTATGGATCGAAATCGTCGAAATGGCACAATTGCACTTCGTGCGGATGCTGCTGATAGATATTATACATACCGGGATTTCATTACGACCTCGTATAAGTCCGGAAATGTGATTCGTTATTTAGGTGGAAGAAGCGGTGATGAGATGCTTCTTGTTCCTGATCCGCTTCCTGAGCCGGTATTAGCGTTCTATGGTGCTGCACAATTAGGTATTGCGACACGATTTGATAAGACAGTTCAACTGAATCACTCAACAGAAGAACTCCCACGAGTTGTGCTTGCGCCATCGACGCAGGAGGAAGCATATGAACTTCCACCGGGGCATAACCTCGCTGTATATGGTGATTCACCCACGGAGACAGAAACAACACACTGGGAAACAGAAGTCTGGAGTGAGAACCCAGCAATTCATCCAACATCGGTTGCACCCAGCGATATTGCTCTTAATGCTGATAAACAGACATATACACATGAAGAACTCATAACTGCAGCAGTGCGTGTGGTTGATCGAGTCAATATTACTCCGGGTGCAGATGTCGTTGTACGAGAGAGTCTAATGAACCCACATGTTGTTGTTGCTGGGCTTATTGCTCCGCTTCTCGCTGGAGCAACGATTGTATTCCCTGATGAAACGACAACGGGAGAGATTGGAGTGAGCACCGATACTGTCCCAGAACCGAAGCAGATTGATCTGAACTCAATATGGTAG
- a CDS encoding proteasome assembly chaperone family protein gives MAQLEILTNSTDISLTDPSLIEGFPGIGLVGKIAADHLVAEFEMTHYADVHCETIPAVAVYQEDDPALRSPVRLYVDVDRDLAVLQSDVPISPEAATEVATCLSEFIDETAMTPIYLSGIPKEKTETVPSLYGFGVSEGVNQVQKADIALPDETGLISGPTGALLSDAVMSDRDAIGLVVESDPQFPDPEAARVLINRGIEPLTSIDVPVNDLVDRTEQIREAKERLAKQMQEGGEESTQARPIGMYQ, from the coding sequence ATGGCACAACTTGAGATACTAACAAATTCAACAGACATATCATTGACAGATCCATCATTGATCGAAGGATTTCCTGGCATTGGGCTTGTCGGGAAAATTGCGGCTGATCATCTCGTTGCAGAGTTTGAAATGACGCACTACGCGGACGTTCATTGTGAAACAATCCCTGCAGTAGCAGTGTATCAGGAAGACGACCCTGCGCTTCGATCACCTGTTCGGTTGTACGTTGATGTTGATCGCGATCTTGCCGTGCTTCAAAGTGATGTCCCAATCAGCCCCGAGGCAGCAACGGAAGTCGCAACATGTTTGTCTGAATTTATTGATGAAACAGCCATGACACCAATATATCTTTCCGGCATTCCCAAAGAAAAAACTGAAACAGTTCCATCGTTGTATGGCTTTGGTGTTAGTGAAGGGGTGAATCAAGTTCAAAAAGCAGATATTGCGTTACCAGATGAAACAGGACTGATCTCAGGTCCAACCGGAGCACTGTTGAGCGATGCTGTGATGTCAGATCGAGATGCCATTGGCTTAGTCGTTGAGTCGGACCCACAGTTCCCTGATCCAGAGGCGGCACGGGTGCTCATTAATCGCGGGATTGAACCGCTCACTAGTATTGACGTGCCCGTCAATGATCTCGTTGATCGAACCGAACAAATCCGGGAAGCTAAAGAGCGCCTTGCGAAGCAAATGCAAGAGGGGGGTGAAGAGAGTACACAAGCTCGTCCGATTGGAATGTATCAGTAA
- the dnaJ gene encoding molecular chaperone DnaJ yields MSEDFYDVLGVSRNADGDDIKQAYRKKAAKYHPDVSDDPNAEEKFKKIKKAKEVLTDGEKRQMYDQLGHDRFQQAEKRGGVGGGGNSSGGSARGDPFGGMGGQGSPFGDIFEQFFGGGQGQRRQGNRPRQGQNLQTRVQLDLEEVYTGVEKQFTVRRPEKCPDCNGRGHPSDADVRTCPQCNGQGQTTTVRETALGRVQQTQTCPRCDGSGEMYTQTCSTCNGDGVTRQEATLSVDIPAGIRDGQTLRMEREGAPGDNGGPRGDLLIDVSVRDHPDFERDGDDLYYRLAISFPQAVFGSTVEVPTVNGETTLDISAGTQSGEEFRIRNEGIPHLRGRGTGDLYVQVQIVTPENLSQKQREALEAFAEAGGESVDVSQGFFEKIKSSF; encoded by the coding sequence ATGAGCGAGGACTTCTATGATGTCCTCGGCGTGAGTCGGAACGCCGATGGGGACGACATCAAGCAGGCGTACCGGAAAAAAGCAGCAAAGTACCATCCGGACGTTTCTGACGATCCGAACGCCGAAGAGAAATTTAAGAAGATCAAAAAGGCAAAAGAGGTCCTCACAGATGGTGAGAAACGTCAGATGTATGACCAACTTGGTCATGACCGGTTTCAACAAGCAGAAAAGCGCGGTGGTGTTGGTGGCGGTGGCAACAGCAGCGGTGGCAGTGCACGTGGTGACCCATTTGGTGGTATGGGAGGACAGGGAAGTCCATTTGGCGACATTTTTGAGCAGTTCTTTGGCGGCGGACAGGGTCAACGTCGACAGGGAAATCGACCACGTCAGGGGCAGAATCTTCAGACACGCGTTCAATTAGATCTTGAGGAAGTTTATACTGGAGTTGAAAAGCAATTCACTGTAAGGCGACCGGAAAAATGCCCGGACTGTAATGGACGTGGACACCCAAGCGATGCTGATGTTCGAACCTGTCCACAGTGTAATGGACAAGGACAGACAACGACCGTTCGTGAAACGGCACTTGGTCGTGTCCAGCAGACACAGACATGTCCACGGTGTGACGGAAGCGGTGAAATGTACACGCAAACATGTTCGACATGTAATGGTGATGGTGTAACGCGGCAGGAAGCAACGCTTTCAGTTGACATCCCAGCGGGGATACGTGATGGACAGACATTACGAATGGAGCGTGAGGGAGCGCCAGGAGATAACGGAGGTCCGCGGGGTGATTTACTGATTGATGTGAGTGTACGTGATCATCCTGACTTCGAACGTGATGGAGACGACTTATATTATCGCTTGGCAATTTCCTTCCCGCAGGCTGTTTTTGGATCAACGGTTGAAGTGCCGACAGTCAATGGAGAGACGACACTTGATATCTCTGCAGGGACACAAAGTGGTGAGGAATTCCGTATTCGAAACGAGGGAATTCCGCATCTCCGCGGACGAGGGACAGGCGATTTGTATGTGCAAGTGCAGATTGTGACGCCTGAGAATTTGAGTCAAAAACAGCGAGAGGCACTTGAGGCATTCGCTGAGGCTGGCGGGGAAAGTGTAGACGTCTCACAGGGATTCTTTGAGAAGATCAAAAGTTCATTCTAA
- the dnaK gene encoding molecular chaperone DnaK codes for MASNKILGIDLGTTNSAFAVMEGDDPEIIVNAEGDRTTPSVVAMTDDEERLVGKPAKNQVIQNPDQTIRSIKRHMGEEDYTVELGGEDYTPEQVSAMILQKIKRDAEEYLGDEIEKAVITVPAYFNDRQRQATKDAGEIAGFEVDRIVNEPTAASMAYGLDDESNQTILVYDLGGGTFDVSVLDLGGGVYEVVATNGDNDLGGDDWDDAVIDWLAGEFEDNHGIDLRDDRQALQRLKDAAEEAKIELSSRKETTINLPFITATDSGPVHLEETLSRAKFESLTEDLIERTVGPTEQALEDAGYDDSDIDEVILVGGSTRMPQVREKVEDLLDTEPKKNVNPDEAVALGAAIQGGVLAGDVDDIVLLDVTPLSLGIEVKGGLFERLIDKNTTIPTEESKVFTTAAANQTSVNVRVFQGEREIAEENELLGEFQLAGIPPAPAGTPQIEVTFNIDENGIVNVEAEDQGSGNAESITIEGGAGLSDEEIEQMQEEAEAHAEEDERRRERIEARNSAESAVQRAETLLEENEEDIDDDLKESIEDEVESVEAVLEDEDATKEEIEDVTESLSSELQEIGKQMYDAQQAAAGAGAGAAGAGAGAGPGGMGDMGDMGDMGGAAGSGDADNEYVDADFEDVDDDTKDE; via the coding sequence ATGGCCAGCAACAAGATCCTTGGTATCGACCTCGGTACCACGAATAGTGCATTCGCGGTGATGGAGGGGGATGACCCAGAGATCATCGTCAACGCTGAGGGAGACCGCACAACACCTTCTGTCGTTGCGATGACCGACGACGAAGAGCGACTTGTAGGGAAGCCAGCAAAGAATCAGGTTATCCAGAACCCAGATCAGACAATTCGCTCAATTAAGCGACACATGGGTGAGGAGGACTATACCGTCGAACTTGGTGGCGAAGACTACACACCTGAGCAGGTCTCAGCAATGATTCTTCAGAAGATTAAACGCGATGCTGAGGAATATCTCGGTGATGAGATCGAAAAAGCGGTTATTACAGTCCCTGCATATTTCAACGATCGACAGCGACAAGCGACGAAAGACGCAGGTGAAATTGCTGGATTTGAAGTTGATCGGATTGTCAATGAGCCGACCGCTGCATCAATGGCGTATGGACTTGATGATGAGTCAAACCAGACAATCCTTGTCTATGACCTTGGTGGAGGGACATTTGATGTGAGCGTTCTTGACCTTGGTGGTGGTGTATATGAGGTTGTTGCGACAAACGGTGATAACGACCTTGGGGGCGATGACTGGGATGACGCTGTCATCGACTGGCTCGCTGGTGAGTTTGAGGATAACCATGGGATTGACCTCCGAGATGACAGACAAGCGCTCCAGCGATTGAAAGATGCTGCTGAAGAGGCTAAGATTGAGCTCTCCTCGCGAAAAGAGACGACGATTAACCTGCCATTCATTACGGCAACAGACTCAGGACCGGTGCATCTTGAGGAGACGCTCTCTCGAGCGAAGTTTGAGTCGCTGACAGAGGATCTTATTGAGCGAACGGTTGGACCGACTGAACAAGCGCTGGAAGATGCAGGATACGATGACAGCGATATTGATGAAGTGATTCTTGTTGGTGGGTCAACACGAATGCCACAAGTTCGTGAAAAGGTCGAGGATCTTCTTGATACTGAGCCAAAGAAGAATGTCAACCCAGACGAAGCGGTTGCGCTTGGTGCTGCGATTCAGGGTGGCGTTCTCGCTGGTGATGTTGATGATATTGTCCTTCTCGACGTGACTCCGCTAAGTCTTGGAATCGAGGTGAAGGGTGGATTGTTTGAGCGTCTAATTGATAAGAATACAACAATCCCGACCGAGGAGTCAAAGGTATTCACAACAGCAGCAGCCAATCAGACTTCAGTAAATGTTCGAGTGTTCCAGGGTGAACGTGAAATCGCTGAAGAGAATGAGTTGCTCGGTGAATTCCAACTCGCTGGCATCCCACCAGCGCCTGCGGGAACACCACAGATTGAGGTGACATTCAATATCGACGAAAACGGGATTGTCAACGTCGAAGCCGAAGATCAGGGGTCTGGCAACGCCGAGTCGATCACTATTGAAGGTGGTGCTGGTCTCTCTGATGAAGAGATCGAGCAGATGCAAGAAGAAGCCGAAGCACATGCTGAAGAAGACGAGCGACGACGTGAGCGTATTGAAGCTCGAAACTCTGCTGAAAGTGCTGTCCAGCGAGCAGAAACTCTTCTTGAGGAGAATGAAGAGGATATTGATGACGATCTCAAAGAGTCGATTGAAGATGAGGTCGAGTCCGTTGAGGCTGTCCTTGAAGATGAAGATGCGACAAAAGAAGAAATTGAGGACGTAACAGAGTCGCTATCATCAGAACTACAAGAGATCGGAAAGCAGATGTATGACGCACAACAGGCTGCTGCTGGCGCAGGTGCCGGCGCAGCAGGTGCTGGTGCCGGTGCGGGTCCAGGTGGCATGGGTGATATGGGTGATATGGGTGACATGGGCGGTGCTGCTGGCTCAGGTGATGCTGATAATGAGTATGTTGATGCGGACTTCGAGGATGTTGATGATGACACAAAAGACGAATGA
- a CDS encoding DUF7122 family protein codes for MNDRTASNDGQQFDRLPATATDRVVAGRPTREEIIQWWNSRFGISPTIWDYHTFWEKGNGKIWAVAAEYVSPLPIEGVGLRILRTRQEHWKPSTNAVQRFGTHASKNVLTLEDEAALRFADGTDQSLPRWNGDWGYLIVAHKIAGKTEPIGVGLYLHDELRSTVPKGRREDLS; via the coding sequence ATGAATGACCGCACAGCATCGAACGATGGACAACAATTCGACCGCCTACCAGCAACCGCAACAGATCGTGTTGTCGCTGGACGACCCACACGTGAGGAGATAATTCAGTGGTGGAATAGTCGATTTGGTATTTCACCGACGATATGGGATTATCACACATTCTGGGAAAAAGGGAATGGAAAGATCTGGGCTGTTGCTGCAGAATATGTCTCGCCACTACCAATTGAGGGAGTCGGTCTCCGTATCCTTCGCACTCGTCAAGAACACTGGAAACCCTCAACAAATGCTGTCCAGCGTTTCGGTACTCATGCAAGCAAAAACGTCCTAACACTGGAAGATGAAGCAGCACTTCGATTTGCTGATGGCACTGATCAGTCGCTTCCACGGTGGAACGGTGATTGGGGGTATCTTATTGTTGCACATAAGATTGCAGGTAAGACTGAGCCTATTGGTGTTGGTCTCTATCTGCATGATGAACTCCGATCAACTGTGCCTAAAGGGCGACGTGAGGATCTCAGTTGA
- a CDS encoding RsmB/NOP family class I SAM-dependent RNA methyltransferase, producing MDPIERYATLIDDVTAFRDACARPLPSVVRVNTIKSSVGRTQEALNEANINYEPIGWHSGLFKLETNRPGISWPYFHGWLHGQEEVSVLPALAVDPDPGEIVWDACAAPGSKTTQLAALMDDTGVVIGNDNNLGRLSALRHNAERLGVTNLVVTNQDARNFSFNPFGGRTERANRIEAFDHALVDAPCSCEGTIRKNPDAFEQWSREHVMSVVAIQKDILRRAVQATRPGGTVVYSTCTFAPEENEGVVNHVLESESCRVVQWNPPAGFKTISGITQWDNESYDPSMELTHRVYPHHNDTGGFFCAKLEVTS from the coding sequence ATGGACCCAATTGAGCGCTATGCAACGCTCATCGATGATGTGACAGCATTTCGGGATGCTTGCGCTCGCCCGCTTCCATCTGTCGTTCGAGTTAATACCATTAAATCATCTGTTGGACGCACTCAGGAGGCACTTAACGAAGCAAATATTAATTATGAGCCGATTGGATGGCACTCTGGTCTGTTCAAACTTGAAACAAATCGCCCTGGTATCTCATGGCCGTACTTTCATGGATGGCTCCATGGTCAAGAAGAAGTATCTGTGTTACCTGCGCTTGCAGTTGATCCAGATCCAGGTGAAATCGTCTGGGACGCGTGTGCAGCGCCTGGAAGCAAAACGACACAACTTGCTGCATTAATGGATGATACAGGTGTTGTTATTGGTAATGATAATAATCTTGGTCGACTGTCCGCACTTCGACATAATGCTGAACGATTGGGTGTCACAAATCTTGTGGTGACGAATCAGGATGCACGTAATTTTTCATTCAACCCATTTGGGGGGCGAACAGAAAGAGCAAATCGAATTGAGGCATTTGATCATGCGCTTGTTGATGCTCCATGTTCATGCGAAGGCACAATCAGAAAAAATCCGGACGCATTTGAGCAGTGGTCACGTGAGCATGTCATGAGCGTGGTCGCTATTCAGAAGGATATTCTTCGCCGTGCTGTCCAAGCAACACGCCCCGGTGGAACTGTTGTTTATTCAACGTGTACATTCGCACCTGAGGAGAACGAAGGCGTGGTCAATCACGTTCTCGAATCAGAGTCATGTCGCGTTGTTCAATGGAATCCACCAGCTGGATTCAAAACTATCTCCGGTATAACACAGTGGGATAATGAGTCATATGATCCGTCTATGGAATTAACACATCGTGTATACCCTCATCATAATGACACAGGTGGATTCTTTTGTGCGAAACTTGAGGTGACATCATGA